The nucleotide sequence GCGGCGGCCAGGACGAATGATCCGCGCCTATGTCGGCCTGGGCAGCAACCTGGCCGAGCCGGCCGCGCAGGTCCGGCAGGCCATCGCCGCCCTGGCCGCCCTGCCACAGACCACCCTGGCGGGGAGCTCTCCGCTCTATCGCACCGCGCCGGTGGGGCCGCAGGACCAGCCTGATTTCATCAACGCGGTGGCCGCCCTCGATACCGCCCTCGCCCCGCTGGACCTGCTGGATGCGCTCCAGGCCGTGGAACAGGTCGCCGGCCGCGAGCGCCTGCGCCACTGGGGCGAACGCACCCTGGACCTGGACCTGCTGCTGTACGGCGATGCGCAGATCCGGCACCCGCGCCTGACCGTCCCGCACCCGCACATGACCGAGCGCGCCTTCGTGCTGGTGCCGCTGGCCGCGCTGGCCCCGGACCTGCAACTGCCCGACGGCCGCGCCGTCACCGAGTTGCTGCGGCAGTGCAATCAGGACGGGGTCTGGTACCATGAAGCCGGCCAGTCGGATGTCTCACTATCGGGGGATCAGCCATGCTGAATGAGCGATTGCAGGCCCTGCGCGAAAGCGGTGAATTGCCCCGCTTCATTGCCGTGGAAGGC is from Isoalcanivorax pacificus W11-5 and encodes:
- the folK gene encoding 2-amino-4-hydroxy-6-hydroxymethyldihydropteridine diphosphokinase; this encodes MIRAYVGLGSNLAEPAAQVRQAIAALAALPQTTLAGSSPLYRTAPVGPQDQPDFINAVAALDTALAPLDLLDALQAVEQVAGRERLRHWGERTLDLDLLLYGDAQIRHPRLTVPHPHMTERAFVLVPLAALAPDLQLPDGRAVTELLRQCNQDGVWYHEAGQSDVSLSGDQPC